Part of the Pyxidicoccus trucidator genome is shown below.
GCGAGCTCGCCGCGCTGTACTCGGCCCGGGCCACCGGCGTGGAGGCACAGCTGCCGCCACTGCCCGTGCAGTACGTCGACTTCGCGGAGTGGCAGCGCGCATGGCTGCAGGGCGAGGTGCTCCAGCGCCAGCTCGGCTTCTGGAAGCAGCAGCTGGCCGGCGCCGCCCCCGTGCTGGAGCTGCTTGGCGACAAGCCGCGTCCCGCCGTCCAGTCCTTCCGCGGGGCTCACCTGCCGGTCCACCTGCCCCGGACGCTAGCGGACGCGCTCCTGGCGCTCTGCCAGCGCGAGGGCGTCACCCCCTTCATGGCGCTGCTCGCGGCATGGCAGGTGCTGCTGGCGCGCTACTCGGGGCAGGACGACGTCAGCGTCGGCTCGCCCATCGCCGGCCGCACCCGTGGGGAGACGGAGGGCCTCATCGGCTTCTTCGTCAACACCCTGGTGCTGCGCTCACGCGTGGACTCTCAGGCCACCTTCCGCCAGCTGCTCGCCCAGGTGCGCTCCACCACCCTGGGCGCCTACGAGCACCAGGACGTGCCCTTCGAGAAGCTCGTCGAGGAGCTGCAGCCTCAGCGCAGCCTCAGCCACTCGCCCCTCTTCCAGGTCATGCTCGTGCTGCAGAACACGCCCGTGCAGGCGCTGCAGCTGGGTGCAGGCAAGGCCGGCCTCCCGCCGCTGCGCCTGGCTCCCGTCGAGTCCGGGCTGGAGACGGTGAAGTTCGACCTCACCCTCGCCCTCACCGAGACGCCCGAGGGCTTCTCCGGCACCCTGGGCTACCGCACCGACCTCTTCGAGCAGCCCACCGTGGCCCGCATGGTGGAGCACCTGCGCACCCTGCTGGAAGCCGCCGTCGCCGCTCCGGAGACGCGCCTGGATGCCCTGCCGCTGATGGGCGCCGACGAGCTGAAGCGCATCCTGGTGGACTGGAACGACACGCGCCGCGAGGTGCCCTGGGTGGGCGCCCTCCACGAGCGCATCGAGGCGGTGGCCGCGCAGACTCCTGACGCCCTGGCCGTCCTCGACGACTCCACCCAGCTGTCCTTCGCCGATTTCAACCGCCGCGCCAACCGGCTCGCCCGACTCTTGCGCCAGCGCGGTGTCGGGCCCGAGGTGCGCGTCGCTCTCTGCATGGAGCGTGGCGTGGACATGGTGGTCGCCGTGCTCGGCATCCTCAAGACCGGCGCCGCCTACGTCCCCATGGATCCGGCCTACCCGCGCGAGCGCCTGGCCTTCATGATCCAGGACTGCGGCGCCCGACTGGCCCTTACTCAAAGCCACCTGTCCGAGCGTATGGAGGGCTCCGGCGTCGAGCCGCTCTACCTGGACGACGAGGCCGTGCGTGCGCAGCTCGCCCGCGAGTCCGAGGCCAACCCTCCCCACGTGAGCGCTCCGCAGCACCTGGCCTATGTCATCTACACCTCGGGCTCCACTGGCCGGCCCAAGGGCGTCATGGTGCAGCACGCCTCCATCATGAACATGCGGGCCGCCATCGACTTCATCGTGCACGCGCGCGCCGAGGGCCCGCTGCGCTCCACCCTGAATGCGCCCCTGGCCTTCGACGCCTCCGTCCAGCAGCTGGTGCAGCTGGCGGACGGCTACACGTTGTGCGTGGTGCCGCAGGCGGCGCGCGAGGACGTGGCGCTGATGAAGGCCTGGCTGGAGAAGCACCAGGTAGACCTGCTGGACTGCTCTCCCTCCCACCTGCGCCTGCTGCTGGACGAGGGCCTGGGCGACTCGCGGCCCCTCCGCGTACTCCCCGGCGGCGAGGCGATAGATGAGGCCCTCTGGACGCGGCTGGCCACTCACCCCAACCTCATCCCCTTCAACGTCTACGGGCCCACCGAGTACACCTGCAACGCCGCCGCACGGCCGATTACTTCCGACACGCGCCGGCCTTCCCTGGGGCGCCCGCTGGCCAACATGCAGGCGTACGTGCTGGACGAGCGGCTGCGGCCGGTGCCCGTGGGCGTGCCCGGCGAGCTGTGCATGGGCGGCGCCGGCCTGGCGCGCGGCTACCTGGACCGCCCGGAGCTGACCGCTGAGAAGTTCGTCCCCAATCCCTTCTCCTCGGAGCCTGGTGCGCGCCTGTACCGCACCGGCGACAAGGTGCGCTGGCTGGCCAACGCAGAGCTGGAGTTCCTGGGCCGCATCGACTTCCAGGTGAAGCTGCGCGGCCTGCGCATCGAGCTGGGGGAAATCGAGGCCGCGCTGGAAGAGGTGCCGGAGGTCCGCCATGCCGTGGTGCTGGCACGCGAGGACGTGCCCGGAAACAAGCGACTGGTGGCCTACGTCGTCACGGACGAGGCGAGGCGCGTGGACCCGGCCTCGCTGCGCGCCACGCTCCTGCGGAAGCTGCCCGAGTACATGGTGCCCTCCGCCTTCGTCACCCTGGAGGCCCTGCCCCTCAACACCCACGGCAAGCTGGACCGCAAGGCCCTGCCCGCCCCGGCCGCCCCCACAGCCGGCTTCGCCGCGCCGTGCACACCCACGGAGGAGCTGCTCGCGGACCTCTTCTCCGAGGTGCTCGGCGTCCCGTCCGTCGGCGTGCACGACGACTTCTTCGCCCTGGGCGGCCACTCGCTGCGGGCCACCCAGCTCGTCTCCCGCCTGCGCCGCACCTTCCAGGTGGAGCTGCCCCTGCGCGCGCTGTTCGAGGCGCCCACCGTCGCCGCCCTTGCGCTTCGCGTCGAGGCGGCCTCGCGCGCCGGCAACGGCGTCCAGGTCCCCGCCTTGGTGCCCGTGTCCCGCTCGGGGGAGCTGCCACTGTCCTTCGCCCAGCAGCGGCTCTGGTTCATCGACCAGTTCGAGCCCGGCAGCCCCCTCTACAACATGCCCACCGGGCTGCGCCTGGAGGGCGCGCTGGACGTGGCCGCCCTGGAGCACGCCCTCACGCAGGTGGTGTCGCGCCACGAGTCGCTGCGCACCACCTTCGCCTCACGCGAGGGCGAGCCCGTCCAGCGCATCCACCCGCCCTCGGACATCCGCCTGCCCGTGGTGGACCTGGAGGCGCTGCCTGCCGCCGAGCGTCAGGACGAGGCCCGGCGGCTGGCCCACGAGGAGGCGCTGCGCCCCTTCGACCTGGCCACCGGTCCCCTCTTCCGCGTCACGCTGCTACGGCTCGGGGAGCAGGAACACGTGCTGCTGGCGACGATGCACCACATCGTCTCCGACGGCTGGTCCATGGGCGTGCTCGTCCACGAGCTCGCCACGCTGTACTCGGCCCGGGCCACCGGCGTGGAGGCACAGCTGCCGCCGCTGCCGGTGCAGTACGTCGACTTCGCGGAGTGGCAGCGCGCGTGGCTGCAGGGCGAGGTGCTCCAGCGCCAGCTCGGCTTCTGGAAGCAGCAGTTGGCCGGCGCGGCCCCCGTGCTGGAGCTGCCCGGCGACAAGCCCCGTCCCGCCGTCCAGTCCTTCCGCGGGGCCCACCTGCCGGTCCACCTCCCCAGGGCGCTAGCGGACGCACTGCTGGCGCTCTGCCAGCGCGAGGGCGTCACTCCCTTCATGGTGCTGCTCGCGGCGTGGCAGGTGCTGCTGGCTCGCTACTCCGGGCAGGACGACGTCAGCGTCGGCTCGCCCATCGCCGGCCGCACCCGCGGGGAGACGGAGGGCCTCATCGGCTTCTTCGTCAACACCCTGGTGCTGCGCTCACGCGTGAACTCCCAGGCCACCTTCCGCCAGCTGCTCGCCCAGGTGCGCTCCACCACCCTGGGCGCCTACGAGCACCAGGACGTGCCCTTCGAGAAGCTGGTGGAGGAGCTGCAGCCCCAGCGCAGCCTCAGCCATTCGCCCCTCTTCCAGGCCATGCTCGTGCTGCAGAACACGCCCGTGCAGGCGCTGCAGCTGGGTGCAGGCAAGGCCGGCCTTCCGCCGCTGCGCCTGGCTCCCGTCGAGTCCGGGCTGGAGACGGTGAAGTTCGACCTCACCCTCGCCCTCACCGAGACGCCCGAGGGCTTCTCCGGCACCCTGGGCTACCGCACCGACCTCTTCGAGCAGCCCACCGTGGCCCGCATGGTGGAGCACCTGCGCACGCTGCTGGAAGCCGCCGTCGCCGCTCCGGAGACGCGCCTGGACGCCCTGCCGCTGATGGGGGCCGACGAGCTGAAGCGCATCCTGGTGGACTGGAACGACACGCGCCGCGAGGTGCCCTGGGTGGGCACCCTCCACGAGCGCATCGAGGCGGTGGCCGCGCAGACTCCTGACGCCCTGGCCGTCCTCGACGATTCCACCCAGCTGTCCTTCGCCGAGTTCAACCGCCGCGCCAACCGGCTCGCCCGTCTCTTGCGCCAGCGCGGCGCCGGACCCGAGGTGCGCGTCGGCCTGTGCCTGGAGCGTGGCGTGGACATGGTGGTCGCCGTGCTGGGCATCCTCAAGGCCGGCGCTGCCTACGTCCCCATGGACCCGGCCTACCCGCGCGAGCGCCTGGCCTTCATGCTCCAGGACTGCGGCGCCCGACTCGTCCTCACCCAGCAGCACCTGGCCGGCCTGCTGGAGGGCTCCGGCGTGGAGCCCCTCTTCCTCGACAGCCCCCACATGGGTGAAGCGCTCGCCCGCGAGTCCGAGGCCAACCCTCCCCACGTGAGCGCCCCGCGGCACCTGGCCTACGTCATCTACACCTCGGGCTCCACCGGCCGGCCCAAGGGCGTCATGGTGCAGCACGCCTCCATCATGAACATGCGGGCCGCCATCGACTTCATCGTGCACGCGCGCGCCGAGGGCCCGCTGCGCTCCACCCTGAATGCGCCCCTGGCCTTCGACTCCTCCGTCCAGCAGTTGGTGCAGTTGGCGGACGGCTACGCGTTGTGCGTGGTGCCGCAGGCGGCTCGCGAGGACGTGGCGCTGATGAAGGCCTGGCTGGAGAAGCACCAGGTGGACCTGCTGGACTGCTCTCCCTCCCACCTGCGCCTGCTGCTGGATGAGGGCCTCGGCGACTCGCGGCCCATCCGCGTACTCCCCGGTGGCGAGGCGATTGATGAGGCCCTCTGGACGAGGCTGGCCACGCACCCCAACCTCATCCCCTTCAACGTCTACGGCCCCACCGAGTACACCTGCAACGCCGTCGCACGGCCGATTACCTCCGACACGCGCCGGCCTTCCCTGGGGCGCCCGCTGGCCAACATGCAGGCGTACGTGCTGGATGAGCGGCTGAGGCCGGTGCCCGTGGGCGTGCCCGGCGAGCTGTGCATGGGCGGCGCGGGCCTGGCGCGCGGCTACCTGGACCGCCCGGAGCTGACCGCTGAGAAGTTCGTCCCCAATCCCTTCTCCTCGGAGCCTGGTGCGCGCCTGTACCGCACCGGCGACAAGGTGCGCTGGCTGGCCAACGCAGAGCTGGAGTTCCTGGGCCGCATCGACTTCCAGGTGAAGCTGCGCGGCCTGCGCATCGAGCTGGGGGAAATCGAGGCCGCGCTGGAAGAGGTGCCGGAGGTCCGCCATGCCGTGGTGCTGGCACGCGAGGACGTGCCCGGAAACAAGCGACTGGTGGCCTACGTCGTCACGGACGAGGCGAGGCGTGTGGAACCGGCCTCGCTGCGCGCCACGCTCCTGCGGAAGCTGCCCGAGTACATGGTGCCCTCCGCCTTCGTCCCCCTGGAAGCCCTGCCCCTCAACATCCACGGCAAGTTGGACCGCAAGGCCCTGCCCGCGCCGGACCTGGCCCCCGCGAGCCAGTACGTCGCACCCCGCACGCCCATGGAGGAAAAGCTCGCTGCGCTGTGGGCCGAGGTGCTGGGCCTGCCGCGCGTGGGCGCCGAGGACGACTTCTTCGCCCTGGGCGGCCACTCCCTCCTGGCCGCGCGACTGGTCTCCCGGCTCCAGCGGGACCTGCACCGGCGCGTGCCGCTGGCCACCCTCTTCGAGCACCCCACCATCGCGGCCCTGGCCAGTGCCATGGACGACGCCCGGCCGGAGCTCACCGCGTCAGCCTCCAACCTGGTGCCCCTCAAGGCGGGACAGGAGCGTGGCCGACCGCTGTTCCTCATCCATGGCGGTGGCGGCGGCGTGGACGCCTACGCCAGCCTGGCCCGCCTGCTCCCCGCGGACCAGGCCGTCTACGCCCTCCGAGCGCCCGGATTGGACGGTGGCGCGCCGCCGCCCGCATCCGTCGAGGCGCTGGCCGAGCACTACCTCCCCCAGCTTCGCGCGGTGCAGCCCCGGGGCCCGTACCTGCTGGGAGGCTGGTCATTCGGCGGGCTCGTGGCCTACGAGCTGGCCCGCCGGTTCCAGGCAGAGGGCGACACGGTGGAGCTGCTGGTGATGCTCGACACCCACGCTCCCGGGCCGCGCATCGGGCCGAAGCCCGGAGCCCTCAACGAGCTGGCCACCTTCGGCCGGCTCCTCGACCTGCCCTGGCAGTCCCTGCGGTTGGACACGGCAACGCTGGAGCAGCTCGAGGGCCGGGAGCGGTTGGCCTGGCTGCTGGAGCAGGTCCAGCGCCTGCCCGAGGCCGCGCCCGAGCTGGACCTGGATGAGACCGAGCGCCTCTTCCGCGTCTTCCAGCGACTCAGCGAGGCCCAGCGGACCTACGTCCCGGCCCCTTACGCCGGCCGCGCCGTGCTCCTCAAGGCGGCCGCCAGTGCGGGGGACCTCGGCTGGAGCACCTGGCTGTCCACGGAGCCACAGGTGCTCGAGGTGCCCGGAGACCACTTCACGATGCTCGAGGCGCCGAACCTCGTGTCCGTGGCGGAGCAGCTCGCGGCGCTCCTCCGGGAGTAGTCGAGAGCATCAGCTCGCGCAGTGCCGAGGGAGGCACGTCGTTGTACCTGCGAAACGTCCTGGAGAAGTGCGCCTGGTCGGAGAAGCCGGTACAGAACGCGACATCCGTCAGCGTCAGGCCCGCGTCGCCCAGCAGTGCATGCGCGGCGTCGACACGCGCCCGCTGCAGGGTCTCGGAGAACGTCGTTCCTTCCTGCTGCAGGGCGCGTTGAAGGCCACGACGTGACAGGGACAGTCGCTGCGCGCACTCCTCGACCGTCCAGGAGTGCAGCAGATCGCCACTCATGAGCTGCTGGAGCCGGCCACGAACCGCGTGGAGCTCTCCCCTCCCCTGCGCATCGCACGCCGGAGGAGGAGCCTGCCTCGTGGGCTTCCAATGGAAGGTCGCCACGTCGGTCGCGTCGGGCAGCCTCCTCGCCGCGGACTTCGAGGCTCCACCGTGGATGACGACGGGCGCGCCGGACGCACGCTCGAGTGTCACTTTCAGTCCGGTGAAGCCCGCGGTCTCCAGGAGCGCCACGAGGACGCCCCAGATGAACAGGTCGTTGACGGTGAGAATCTTCCCTCCGTCGATGGCCACGTGCCGCACGGTCATTCGAGCACGCGCCAGGTCATGCTCGAGGAGCTGGGTGCGGTGGCGTGAGTGAAGGAAGCGCTCGAGGGTTCTCCACCGCTCCATCGCGTGCCGGGGCGTCGCCCCCGCGACGAGGGCCCGGAGCACGGGGTGCGACGACAAGGTCCGCAGCTCACGCCCCAGCTCCAGCACCGCTCGCCAGCCATGTGCGTCCATGACGTCCTGGAGCATGGCGACCTTGTCGCGTCCCTCGGTGGATATCCCCGGGTAGTCGCGAGCGACGGTGGCCTTCAGCACGGCATTCAGCGCCGGGCTCGTCATCACACCTTGGTCCACCATGGTCAGCAGGCCCTCGTCAGGGGGAGTCCTCCGGAGGCGTGCCGGCTTCCGGCTCGCACCGTCCCGCGTTGCGCCAGTCGCTGAGCGCGGCGAGGAAGTGCACGTTGAAGGCCGCGCCGGAGAATGGATTCTGGCTCGTCACCAGGTTGCAGTCGCGCACGGCGCGGGAGCGGCCCGGAAACGCCGTCTCGTGGCGGTAGCCGGCCTCGTCGAGTTGGTCTCCGATGCCTCGGACCTGTGCGCGGGCGCCCATCACGAAGGTCTCGATGTACCACTCCTCGAAGCCCGACACCGAGGTGACGCGCCGGCCCGCGAAGGGCCCCTGCTCCTTCGGCAACCGGGAGAGGAGCGCGGGCGCATGGCAGACGAGTCCCACGGGGCGGGCCGTGGCGCCGAAGTCGCGGAGCAGTCCGTGCAGGTCCGTGTCGTGGAGCAGGTCCACCATGACGCCCTGGCCGCCCGGCACGAGGAGGGCCTGAAACGCGTCCGAGCGTGTGCGGACCTCGGACAGCGGCAGCGGTGCACGCAGCTGGGGAAGCTGCGTGAGCAGCGCCTGCGCTTCGGCGAGCGCCTCGGGATGCTCCTTCCAGTAGGACGGCTTCACGCCCTCCGGGTCGAACGCGGGAGCCCGTCCCTCCGGCGTCGCGAGCACCACCTCGTAGCCCGCGTCGACGAGCGCCCGATAGGGCTCGTAGAACTCGTTCAAGAAGACGCCCGTCTGGCGGGTGCTCCCGTCCGCGAGTTTCTGCTCGGACGCGGCGGAGAGGACCATGAGGACCGCCCCGGGAGCGCGGACCTCCGCCGGGACGGAAGGAAAGACGACCCGGTGAGTGGGAGTCGTCGTGCAGCCCCACGCGGCGGTGAGGCCCGCGAGCGCGAGGGGCGCGAGAAACCACATCAAGGTCTTCCCTGCGTGAAACGTCGGAGTCTGAGTCGAACTGGGCGCACCCATGCGGGTCCTCCTGGTGACAGCTTCATCGCCAGCGTAGGAACCCGAGGGAGGGCGGGCTTGAACAAAGGCGCCAATCCGCTGCGGGCCCCCGCGTCGTCCCTTCGCGGACGCCCCCCTCCTCCTCGAAGGCCGCTGGTTTCCCACCTGCGCATGCGCACCTACGGGTGTGGCTCACACGAAGCGGTGGCCGTGCGAAGCGCCGCTCGCCGTGTCATCGGCCCGGGGGGCACCGAATGAATCGACAGCGCGTCACATCCAGGAACTGGAGGGCCGCGTGGGTGGCGGCGGTGCTGTTCGTCGGCATCGGGTGCGCGTCGGAGGACACCTCCAGCGAAGAGGTCCCTTCGGGGCGGAACGTCAATGTGGACGAGCTGCGCCCCCCGGTGATTTTCGACCACGACATGGACTTCGACGATGCCGCCGCGCTGGCGCACCTGGCTCGACTCCACAAGGCGGGACACATCGACCTGCGGCTGGTGACCATCACCAGCGCGGGCGCGGGACTTCCCGGGCGAGCCATCCGTCACACGCGCTGCCTGCTCGAGCGCTTCGGGCTCGGCACCGTGCCCGTCGCGGACAGTCGGCGCCTGGGCGTCAACCCCTTCCCCGACGTGTTGCGGCTGACCTTCGAGCAGGTGCTGACCGACATGACACCGGGCTGCCTGGCGAGCGAGGAGCCGTCCACGGTGCCCGCCGAGCAGGCGATCATCAACGTGCTCGTCGAGTCGACGCGGCCCGTCACCGTCATCGCCACGGGGCCGCTGACCAACGTGGCCGGGGCCATCGAGCTCCGAGCGTCCCAGGGCGGCAGGTCGCTGGCCCCGAGAGTCTCCCGTGTGTTCGTGCAGGGCGGCGCCCTCCGGGTGCCCGGCGGCCTGTGCTGCGGGCTGGAGATGACGTTCGACCAGACGCAGACGTTCAACCCCTGGGCGGACCCGGTCGCGGCGCAGACCACGCTCGACCACTTCCTGCTGACCGATATCGCCATGATTGGCGCTGACGCGACCAACCACGTGCCGATCCGCACGGACTACCTCGCGCGGCTCAACGCCGAGGCCACCACGCCCGAGGCGCAGTTCGTCCGCGACCTGGCGAACCACCCTGTCATCACCTCCTCGGTCACCTCCGGCTTTCCAATCTTCTGGTGGGCCCCCCTGACCAGCGTCGCAATCACGACCCAGGGCGTCGTCGACGACGAGCTCGTGCGCATCGCCGTCATCCAGACCGGGCCGTCCTCGGGACGCACGCTGGAGGTCGGCGCACAGCTGGGTGGCCGGCTGGTCCGGTTCGGCGTCTCGGCCAACCAGGTGCTCTTCGAGGACGCGTTCCTCAATGGGCTGAACACGCCCATTCCCTGAGCCCCGCCACGCTGCCGCGCCGCTGGGGCTACTCGGCGGAAGAGGCCATCCTCCCCGAGGAGCAGC
Proteins encoded:
- a CDS encoding helix-turn-helix transcriptional regulator, with amino-acid sequence MVDQGVMTSPALNAVLKATVARDYPGISTEGRDKVAMLQDVMDAHGWRAVLELGRELRTLSSHPVLRALVAGATPRHAMERWRTLERFLHSRHRTQLLEHDLARARMTVRHVAIDGGKILTVNDLFIWGVLVALLETAGFTGLKVTLERASGAPVVIHGGASKSAARRLPDATDVATFHWKPTRQAPPPACDAQGRGELHAVRGRLQQLMSGDLLHSWTVEECAQRLSLSRRGLQRALQQEGTTFSETLQRARVDAAHALLGDAGLTLTDVAFCTGFSDQAHFSRTFRRYNDVPPSALRELMLSTTPGGAPRAAPPRTRGSAPRAS
- a CDS encoding type 1 glutamine amidotransferase domain-containing protein — encoded protein: MWFLAPLALAGLTAAWGCTTTPTHRVVFPSVPAEVRAPGAVLMVLSAASEQKLADGSTRQTGVFLNEFYEPYRALVDAGYEVVLATPEGRAPAFDPEGVKPSYWKEHPEALAEAQALLTQLPQLRAPLPLSEVRTRSDAFQALLVPGGQGVMVDLLHDTDLHGLLRDFGATARPVGLVCHAPALLSRLPKEQGPFAGRRVTSVSGFEEWYIETFVMGARAQVRGIGDQLDEAGYRHETAFPGRSRAVRDCNLVTSQNPFSGAAFNVHFLAALSDWRNAGRCEPEAGTPPEDSP
- a CDS encoding nucleoside hydrolase; this encodes MNRQRVTSRNWRAAWVAAVLFVGIGCASEDTSSEEVPSGRNVNVDELRPPVIFDHDMDFDDAAALAHLARLHKAGHIDLRLVTITSAGAGLPGRAIRHTRCLLERFGLGTVPVADSRRLGVNPFPDVLRLTFEQVLTDMTPGCLASEEPSTVPAEQAIINVLVESTRPVTVIATGPLTNVAGAIELRASQGGRSLAPRVSRVFVQGGALRVPGGLCCGLEMTFDQTQTFNPWADPVAAQTTLDHFLLTDIAMIGADATNHVPIRTDYLARLNAEATTPEAQFVRDLANHPVITSSVTSGFPIFWWAPLTSVAITTQGVVDDELVRIAVIQTGPSSGRTLEVGAQLGGRLVRFGVSANQVLFEDAFLNGLNTPIP